A window of Lytechinus variegatus isolate NC3 chromosome 15, Lvar_3.0, whole genome shotgun sequence contains these coding sequences:
- the LOC121429192 gene encoding uncharacterized protein LOC121429192: MAFVKRLTRCQRINRIILGILCILMLCSQNAFLDLFLIHHTEGTGFARGYIWVVVDALVVIFWLVGLVLPHLGLGPSSHLPQQTRGNIFREFLYAYMSWMVYAPLLIAKVVRLYNTVQRPSEKHWIFTPNMLQISISLTGITFVLLTYCHDNDVNNLKYKLRLPMIGKVVGFSILDGCDILGMLHVRGASDDYPPILRNVILIFGCAWFVLPLLPMISLRIMASGKQPPPKDPKPNKKQRSAEEKPSSSKQPDVRVKIQKSDIQRPEIKTAKSVDQLNHPHFERKVIQLRNDMFVSELSKSCKDKGQRCKSYDNLCSDTATVTPISQSKLSQSLNFSYWNYNQNCKVEPLTLDKQHRQGEDKKEKSNSFVHTKVENHVNHHNEDKIDHVVHEAMRHSKSLLFNTILFRNSTLVALMDVPYLAIRFHLWLVHGVSASVFITKNILMILGLVLEWCHDPPAVIKKSKAKKKAVDLGIMTGIGFP, translated from the coding sequence ATGGCTTTTGTTAAGAGATTGACCCGATGTCAGCGGATCAATAGGATAATTCTTGGGATCCTCTGTATCCTGATGCTATGTTCTCAGAATGCTTTCCTCGATCTCTTCCTCATCCACCACACCGAAGGCACGGGTTTTGCTCGTGGTTACATCTGGGTCGTTGTCGATGCCCTCGTCGTCATCTTCTGGCTCGTCGGTCTCGTTCTTCCCCATCTTGGGCTTGGCCCAAGCTCGCACCTTCCGCAGCAAACACGAGGGAACATCTTCAGAGAGTTCCTCTACGCTTACATGTCGTGGATGGTTTATGCACCTCTGTTGATAGCCAAGGTCGTCAGGCTTTACAACACGGTGCAACGTCCGAGCGAGAAGCATTGGATCTTCACACCAAACATGCTTCAAATATCCATCTCACTGACTGGTATCACCTTCGTGCTTCTTACATATTGTCACGACAACGACGTCAACAACTTGAAGTATAAACTGCGTCTTCCTATGATTGGTAAGGTTGTTGGGTTCTCTATCCTTGATGGATGTGATATTCTTGGGATGCTTCACGTCCGAGGGGCGAGTGATGATTACCCACCTATCTTGAGGAATGTCATTCTGATCTTTGGCTGTGCTTGGTTTGTGCTTCCGTTGCTTCCTATGATCAGCCTGCGAATCATGGCTTCAGGGAAACAACCACCTCCGAAAGATCCCAAACCCAACAAGAAGCAGCGCAGTGCCGAGGAGAAACCTTCATCAAGTAAACAACCGGATGTCAGGGTCAAGATTCAGAAATCGGACATCCAGCGACCAGAAATAAAGACTGCAAAATCCGTGGACCAACTGAATCATCCACACTTTGAGAGGAAGGTGATACAACTCAGAAACGACATGTTCGTAAGTGAATTGAGCAAAAGCTGTAAGGATAAAGGCCAACGTTGCAAGAGCTATGATAACTTATGCTCGGATACGGCGACGGTGACACCTATTTCTCAGTCGAAGTTGAGCCAGAGCTTGAACTTCAGCTACTGGAATTACAACCAGAACTGCAAGGTTGAGCCTCTGACTTTGGACAAGCAACATCGACAGGGtgaagacaaaaaagaaaagagtaatAGCTTCGTCCACACCAAGGTCGAAAACCATGTCAACCACCACAACGAGGACAAGATCGACCACGTCGTACATGAAGCAATGAGGCATTCGAAAAGCCTCCTCTTCAATACCATCCTCTTCAGGAACTCGACCTTGGTGGCGCTGATGGATGTTCCCTACCTTGCTATTCGCTTCCACCTATGGCTGGTCCATGGTGTCTCTGCGTCGGTGTTCATCACCAAGAACATCCTTATGATCCTTGGGCTTGTCCTGGAGTGGTGCCATGACCCTCCGGCTGTCATCAAGAAGAGCAAGGCAAAGAAGAAAGCTGTTGATTTAGGTATCATGACAGGAATTGGATTTCCTTGA